CTGGCCTGTATCAGTTCCAGATGTTCCTCTCTAGGCTCGTAGGCAAACTCTATATCCGCCGGAACCCCCATGGCTTCCTCCAACACAGACAGAGTCCTCCTCATCCTCTCGAAGAACTTTCTATGCCTCTTGGGAAAGTCCTCGAAGGTAAAGCATATTCGACTGACGCTCCTGTCCCCCGAAGGCGTCGCGTTGGGAGAGGTGAAGTAGCCTCCTCCCTCGTCTCCTCTGTACAGCTGTGCATACTGACACATCTCCTCCCTGTACCAAGGGAAGATATCCTCCCACACGTCGTTCACGTTCAATGTAGCCAGTGTATCGGGTCTCTCTCTGGAGGCCCCTTCGAAAAGTTTCCGGGATATGGCCTGGAATCGCTCCTGAGAGTGTCGGAGAATCGTGTAGGAATCCTGACCCTCCGGCCTAAGAAACGGGTTGGAAAGAGAGCAGGTCCTGGCGTACTCTCTCTTGGTGCTCATGGTCCCGAGGCCGAAGACGAAACGGACGACACCGTCCTCCATGGCGACCCGGCTCGTCCATCTACGGTAGTTTCTGGAAAACCCGACTCCTCCTATGGTCGGGTAGTAGAGGTCTCCCCTCCATCTGCCGGAAACTCGCATCACTATTATCCCCATGGAATCGTCGCCGATTCCGTGTCTGGACCTGTAAGCCAATGCCTTGGGGAAGTATATCCTCGAATATACCCTTCGGATCTCCCTGCAGACAGCCCAGGTCCTGTAGTCCAGAGTCCCGAAGTTCCCCAGAAAATCGCTCAGATATTTTCCGGCAAAGGAATACTTGAGCGAATCCTCCTGTATGCTGCTGCTCCTGACGACCACGGGATCGGTCATGTCGGCCAGGAAGGCCCTCACCCTCTCGACGACCGCCTCCGACAGAGGGTGTTCCAAAAACGCACTCTCTATGCGATCAGGTGTCCCGTTGGATATGAGCTCGTCCCTTACAGGCAGGGATTCTACGAAATCATCGAAGACGTCGCTTCCGAGAAAAAGGGCCCTCGGCATAGTCACCGACATGAGGTCGGGCTCTCCGGTGTCCCTAAGGGCCCTTATTCCGTACAGCAAAGACCTGCCCTTTCCACCGATGGACCTGTCTCCGAGAATCATCGAGTTAAACTCGTCGTCGTGCTTGGGATCCCAGGAAAAATAACGCTCTATGCGACTCTCTCTCTCAGTCATCCTACTATCCCCCTTGATAAAATCAGGACATATCGAAGACCACGCCGATCTCGTCCTCTCCGTCCAGATAGACGTCGAAAACTCCCTCGTATATTCGAACGGCAGGGTGGCCTCCCGGCTCGAAGGGCCTTCCCTCGAACCAACCGCGGCTGAAAAGATTCTCGTGCTCTCCCTCTATTACCGGCAGATAAAGCACCTCGTCGACGTCCAGATCCAGAAAGAAATGGGTCCCATAGGACAGCTCCGGTATCATACCCCTTTTCGGAATGCCTACCTCGACCATACAGCCGCAGTTCGATATTTCGCTGTAGTCGACCGGAACTCCCAAGGTCGGGTTGGTGCTTCCCCACCGGCCGGGTCCGACCAGGATATATCTCTCCCCTTCCAGTTCCTGGTTCACCACCCCTACCGCCCTGGCGACCTCGGCGAAATCGCCGGACTCTCCGTAAAGGTCGGGATCCACGTATACCAGACGACGGATTCCCTTCCTGACGTGGTTAGTGACCATTCTGTTGCCTTTAAGCACTACCCTCTCCTCCGGGACATCGTCGGGGATATCCACATGGCCGAACTCCATGTAAGAGGCCAAGGGTCTCAACTGCACCAAGGTCAACAGATCCTCATCCGACTCGTAGACCGCCTCGACGTCCACAGGAAAGCCCATCGCCCCCTCGAAAAAGGCCAACATCCTCTTGGTCCTGTCGAAAAAACCGTGACATCTTCGGGGCAGATCGGTAAAGGAGAAACAGGGCATAGGCATCCTGAGATTGGATCGATCGGTATGGAGCCAATAAAGCATACCGTCGTCGTACCATTCCACAAAGGCCGGTGCCATCTTGTGATATCTCTCTATCCGCGAAAGCCCATCGATCAAAGAGCTG
The window above is part of the Dethiosulfovibrio russensis genome. Proteins encoded here:
- a CDS encoding PEP/pyruvate-binding domain-containing protein, which produces MTERESRIERYFSWDPKHDDEFNSMILGDRSIGGKGRSLLYGIRALRDTGEPDLMSVTMPRALFLGSDVFDDFVESLPVRDELISNGTPDRIESAFLEHPLSEAVVERVRAFLADMTDPVVVRSSSIQEDSLKYSFAGKYLSDFLGNFGTLDYRTWAVCREIRRVYSRIYFPKALAYRSRHGIGDDSMGIIVMRVSGRWRGDLYYPTIGGVGFSRNYRRWTSRVAMEDGVVRFVFGLGTMSTKREYARTCSLSNPFLRPEGQDSYTILRHSQERFQAISRKLFEGASRERPDTLATLNVNDVWEDIFPWYREEMCQYAQLYRGDEGGGYFTSPNATPSGDRSVSRICFTFEDFPKRHRKFFERMRRTLSVLEEAMGVPADIEFAYEPREEHLELIQARPLWAGSGVSSEALESIDRERIILKADRMVTNGSFRHIPSLVYVDHAVYGAAGDFNDIARAVGAVNDRLKGERFIFVAPGRIGSSNPLLGVPVQYNELSNCCCMVEVGIPKMGYMPELSYGTHFFSDLEVDGVLYMPVFEGYQNNLFRQEWFDETPYEAGPHRAIRIYRGPFSVFTSGERNIGMVVTE
- a CDS encoding PEP/pyruvate-binding domain-containing protein → MDHREAYRSYDPSPYYRERGWVIGGGSVGGKGKGLAFAHESLLEDGLGCEIRLPEITLAVGTHGFEEFERINGIFPLVDEIPYDELERKILDSPLPPSISRELDRVLDTLTGPLAVRSSSLLEDDIELSFAGKYATRFVANLGDRSSRLAELERAIKSVFASTYNPAAREYQRKHKIPLGQEKMAVLIQPLQGKRRGDLFYPEMAITAFSCVFRRPSPRIDKNDGVIRLCFGMGTHTVGRSFARTFYLTNPQLRPEGGNAEQIYLYAQKDFDYVDMDQGLFMTSSLIDGLSRIERYHKMAPAFVEWYDDGMLYWLHTDRSNLRMPMPCFSFTDLPRRCHGFFDRTKRMLAFFEGAMGFPVDVEAVYESDEDLLTLVQLRPLASYMEFGHVDIPDDVPEERVVLKGNRMVTNHVRKGIRRLVYVDPDLYGESGDFAEVARAVGVVNQELEGERYILVGPGRWGSTNPTLGVPVDYSEISNCGCMVEVGIPKRGMIPELSYGTHFFLDLDVDEVLYLPVIEGEHENLFSRGWFEGRPFEPGGHPAVRIYEGVFDVYLDGEDEIGVVFDMS